Genomic segment of uncultured Desulfobacter sp.:
AGAAACCCCATGCACAGATCCCATGAGCATCTTTGCAAGATCGCCCTTGACGTTTGTGACGGCGTTCTGATTCACTCCCTGATCGGTAACCTGAAACCCGGCGACATCCCAGCAGAAGTACGTATCAAATGCATTGATCGTCTGATCCAGGATTACTTCGTACCCGAGCACGTTATTAACGGCGGATATCCCCTTGACATGAGATATGCCGGTCCCCGTGAAGGCCTGCTGCATGCCACCTTCCGTCAGAACTACGGTGTTAACAGAATGATCATCGGTCGTGACCATGCCGGCGTTGGTGACTTCTACACACTGTTCGAAGCACAGGAAATTTTTGACATCATCCCCACTCCGTCAGAACCCGGCAAAGCACTTCTGTGCGAACCGCTGAAGATTGACTGGACCTTCTACTGCAAGAAATGCGACGGCATGGCTTCAATGAGAACCTGCCCCCATGGCAAAGACGACCGCGTTATCCTCTCCGGTACCAAACTGCGTCACGCCCTTTCCAACAACCAGCCTGTTGTTGATCACTTTGGCCGTGAAGAAGTTCTGGTTATCCTCAGAGAATACTATGCCAGCCTGACCGAAAAGGTTGAAGTAAAACTGCAGAGCCATGCAGAAGGAACCAAGATGTAATTGAAGGTTTTCCTTCATTAACATCCCTTTTGTGATGTAATATAAAGCGGCCCCTTCCTGATTACGGGAAGGGGCCGCTTTTGCGTTTATCGTTTTTTAACACCCTTGAAATTTACCCTTAAAACGCTATAATTAGGGTATGAATGTTGTCCGGCCCCTTCTTCTCTCCCTTTCAGGACCAGGGAATCCAATTTTGAACCCGTTTATGTGAGGATTCATGGAAAATTAAACACGGTCGTCGGAATTAAATGCATAAAACCGTTCGACCAGGCAAGAGGAGGATTTATGAACTCCTTAAACAAAAATTTTAAAATTTTGGCGATGGTTTTTATTCTATCAATAGCTCTGAACGGTTATGCGACCGGGACAGACCCTATCCCTTCTTCATGGTCTGAACCTGATCAGATACCCCTGGCCAGGGGTCAAACCGCTCAACAAGATTCTTCAGCTAAAAAAATTGCCCTGTCCGGCGCCGCTCATCTGCTTAAAGATACCCGGATCGGTAAAAATCTGAATCAATACCGACGGCATTTGATTCGCAACGTTAGGTTTGAATACCGCAAAACAATTGGCTCCAACTCCCCCGATGTCAGCAAACCCATTCCCCAGATCGCTCAAAGGAAAAACGATAAAAAAGAATCGCTAAAGTCCGTATCCTTTTCAGGAGAACTGGGTCCGAATCTCTCCCCGGTGGTTGAATTTAACTCCCGGCTGAATATCGTATATTTTTCTTCCGCGTTTGACCTGATAGACCATGAAGTGGAATGTGACATTTCAAGCCGCCCTGTGAACGAGTTTTTAGGCGGGAAGGCGGCTATCGGGTTTAGTTCTGACGGTGAAAAAACAGAGGCCTTAATACGCTTAAAATTTGATTTATAGGCTTGATGGTTATATTCTTTCACATCTGAAAAGAGGTGTGTCAGTCCAAGCGCAGGTTTCTGCAGGCATTGCCACCGTCTTTTGAGGGCAGGGCCTCGTTAAAGATTTCAATCAGTTTGACGGTTTGCTTGGCCATCATAACGCAATTTCCGGAAATGGCGTAGTACATGATACTCAGACGTGTTTTTGACGATTCTTCCCTGATTCTTGCAATCTGATTGGCATTGTATTCGTCCACGAGGTCACTGAGATAATGAAACCGCGCAGCAATATGTTGGCAGTCAACAATATCTTTTTTATTGAATGCAATTTCCGCCTGTTCGAGAATGTAAAGAATTTCTATTTTGATCTCCTTGAGTTCCTCTCTCTGAGCGGGCAAAAGACCCGTATGCCGGTTGGCTACATGTCTGGTAGACCTGATCACCGTGTCCCGGTATCCGTCGTTGAGTTTTTGAAGGCGCCGGATAATCTGGTAATAGTTGAACGATCCCTTGTGGTCCCCACGCTGCAAAAGCCGTAACACTTTAAAGATATTTGCAATGATGATGTTGCTGCGCACCTGGAACTGCTTAACCTTTTTGCGATGCCCTCTTAAGGCATCCAAATCCTCTTGGAACAATGCATCAAAAGCCGCTCCTAAGGAGAGCCTTATACCTTGGAGGTGAAGGGCAATGTGGTCAAATGTTGCGGAAACCGAAGACTGGAAATCGGTCACCTCTTCAAGGTTGTAAATGGTGATCTCCTCTTTGTCTTTTTCGCTGTCTTCATGGTATTTCTTATTTCTACGGATCATAAAAAAGACAAAGACCATCAGGCCAACCACGCCGGGCATTTTAAGATAATAGATGATATTGCCGCTGATAAAAGAGACCGCAAAGGCAATAATGGCTGTCATAAACCAGCCGCCAATTACCGTTAAAACGCCGGTGACACGGTATACGGCGCTTTCCCTGCCCCAGGCTTGGTCGGAAAAGGATGATCCCATTGCGACCATAAATGTTACGTAGGTGGTAGACAAAGGCAGTTTTAAGGATGTTGCCATGGAGACAACTGCAGATGCCACCATCAGATTCACAGAGGCACGCAGCAGATCAAAGGATGGTTTTTTTCTTTCTGCGTTACGGGTATTTTCGGAATTCGGGTTG
This window contains:
- the sat gene encoding sulfate adenylyltransferase, with translation MSKLVAPHGGKGLVCCKLEGAELEAELKKAAGLKKIEISSQVKGDLIMLGIGGFSPLNGFMTKADWKGVCEDFLLADGTFWPVPVMLDASAADAAEINVGDEITLERNGEIYATMKIEEKFEMSEDEKKWECEKVYKGHGEESADDCFWKIAMEDHPGVQMVMARKEFCLAGPVKVLSEGEFPEKFKGVYLTPKETRAIMDEKGWANVASMQLRNPMHRSHEHLCKIALDVCDGVLIHSLIGNLKPGDIPAEVRIKCIDRLIQDYFVPEHVINGGYPLDMRYAGPREGLLHATFRQNYGVNRMIIGRDHAGVGDFYTLFEAQEIFDIIPTPSEPGKALLCEPLKIDWTFYCKKCDGMASMRTCPHGKDDRVILSGTKLRHALSNNQPVVDHFGREEVLVILREYYASLTEKVEVKLQSHAEGTKM